One Salmo trutta chromosome 12, fSalTru1.1, whole genome shotgun sequence genomic region harbors:
- the LOC115204465 gene encoding ras-related protein Rab-1A encodes MNPEYDYLFKLLLIGDSGVGKSCLLLRFADDTYTESFISTIGVDFKIRTIELDGRTIKLQIWDTAGQERFRTITSSYYRGAHGIIVVYDVTDHESYNNIKQWLQEIGRYASENVNKLLVGNKCDLTTKKVVDYTTAKEFADSLSIPFLETSAKDATNVEQSFMTMAAEIKKRMGPGATAGGEKHNLKIDSTPVRQTGGGCC; translated from the exons ATGAATCCTGAATA TGACTACCTGTTCAAGCTGCTTCTGATTGGTGATTCAGGGGTAGGCAAGTCTTGCCTCCTGCTTCGATTTGCG GATGACACCTACACGGAAAGTTTCATAAGCACCATCGGCGTGGACTTCAAAATCCGAACTATTGAATTGGATGGCAGGACCATCAAACTACAGATT TGGGACACTGCTGGTCAGGAGCGGTTTCGCACCATCACCTCCAGCTATTACAGAGGAGCCCATGGTATCATCGTTGTCTATGATGTAACAGATCAC GAGTCTTACAACAATATAAAGCAGTGGCTGCAGGAGATTGGCCGCTATGCCAGCGAGAATGTCAACAAGTTGCTGGTGGGTAACAAGTGTGACCTCACCACCAAGAAGGTAGTAGACTACACGACAGCCAAG GAATTTGCTGACTCCCTATCCATCCCCTTCCTGGAGACCAGTGCGAAGGACGCAACTAACGTGGAGCAATCCTTCATGACCATGGCTGCTGAGATTAAGAAGCGCATGGGGCCCGGGGCCACGGCAGGAGGAGAGAAGCACAACCTGAAGATTGATAGCACCCCAGTGAGGCAGACTGGGGGAGGATGCTGTTAG